The following coding sequences lie in one Acidobacteriota bacterium genomic window:
- a CDS encoding 30S ribosomal protein THX: MGRGDQRTKRGKISRGTSGKTRKNPKQLGKARKAKKTAAKANA; encoded by the coding sequence ATGGGTAGAGGTGATCAACGCACCAAACGCGGAAAGATCAGCAGAGGCACTTCGGGGAAAACTCGCAAAAATCCAAAGCAATTGGGCAAGGCGAGAAAAGCCAAGAAAACCGCCGCCAAAGCGAACGCTTAG